From Streptomyces sp. NBC_01754, a single genomic window includes:
- a CDS encoding helix-turn-helix domain-containing protein — MASLNVGNLGEYLREQRRTAQLSLRQLADAAGVSNPYLSQIERGLRKPSAEVLQQVAKALRISAETLYVRAGILDEREREELETRAVLLADPSINERQKNVLLQIYDSFRRENGFDADEPRSAGEPDGDAGTDGRGPRTAGGSDADTPPLK, encoded by the coding sequence ATGGCATCACTCAACGTCGGCAATCTCGGGGAGTACCTGCGTGAGCAGCGGCGTACCGCGCAGCTCTCGCTGCGGCAGCTCGCCGACGCCGCCGGGGTGTCCAATCCGTATCTCAGCCAGATCGAGCGCGGCCTGCGCAAGCCGAGCGCCGAGGTGTTGCAGCAGGTGGCCAAGGCCCTGCGGATCTCCGCCGAGACGCTGTACGTGCGGGCCGGGATCCTCGACGAGCGGGAGCGGGAGGAGTTGGAGACGCGGGCGGTCCTGCTTGCCGACCCGTCGATCAACGAGCGGCAGAAGAACGTGCTGCTACAGATCTACGACTCCTTCCGCAGGGAGAACGGCTTCGACGCCGACGAGCCGAGAAGCGCGGGCGAGCCCGACGGCGACGCCGGTACGGATGGCCGCGGGCCCCGCACAGCCGGCGGCAGTGATGCTGATACGCCACCCCTGAAGTGA
- a CDS encoding PP2C family protein-serine/threonine phosphatase: MPVPVPQQRAVSAAEASHGPDLTLLVISDDLAGTFTVPELSSEGGARVRVRTARNLTEAGRLLTDHVDCVLVDLALAPPAGARAESRPDDGDDDVHAELATLQHVLRIAPHHAVLALTAADDTERAAEAVRVGAQDYLFRGELDGHLLSRAIRYAVERKRADIAQHQLTESRLRAQENARLERGLLPTPLLEGSDLSFAARYRPGRSRALLGGDFYDTVRTPDGTVHAMIGDVCGHGPDEAALGVELRIAWRALTLAGLCGDVLLATLQQVLEHERQSEEIFATVCTVDITPDGRHAGLCLAGHPAPLIARQGRAAHLLPYEEGGPALGLLPRARWPRRQVQLGGSWSLMMYTDGLIEGRVSAEGSQRLGQDGMVAMVNGQLDRGLAGEELLEAAVTQVQELNGGELTDDVAVLLLERDDAPVHRRGRSASRSRPGPASPAGSQRPPL; the protein is encoded by the coding sequence ATGCCCGTACCCGTACCGCAGCAACGTGCTGTTTCCGCTGCGGAGGCCTCCCATGGACCCGATCTCACCCTGCTGGTGATCTCGGACGACCTCGCGGGCACCTTCACCGTCCCCGAGCTGTCGTCCGAGGGCGGGGCCCGCGTCCGCGTCCGTACCGCCCGCAACCTCACCGAGGCCGGCCGGCTGCTCACGGACCACGTCGACTGCGTCCTGGTCGACCTCGCCCTGGCGCCGCCGGCCGGAGCACGCGCCGAGAGCCGCCCGGACGACGGCGACGACGACGTCCACGCCGAGCTCGCCACGCTCCAGCACGTCCTGCGCATCGCACCACACCACGCCGTCCTCGCCCTCACCGCCGCGGACGACACCGAACGGGCCGCCGAGGCCGTACGTGTGGGAGCCCAGGACTACCTCTTCCGCGGCGAGCTCGACGGACACCTCCTCAGCCGCGCCATCCGGTACGCGGTGGAACGCAAACGCGCGGACATCGCCCAGCACCAGCTGACCGAGTCCCGGCTGCGCGCCCAGGAGAACGCCCGGCTGGAACGCGGGCTGCTGCCCACACCTCTCCTGGAGGGCTCCGATCTGAGCTTCGCCGCCCGCTACCGGCCCGGCCGCAGCCGTGCCCTGCTCGGCGGGGACTTCTACGACACGGTCCGCACCCCCGACGGCACCGTGCACGCCATGATCGGTGACGTCTGCGGCCACGGGCCGGACGAGGCGGCGCTCGGGGTGGAGCTCCGCATCGCCTGGCGGGCCCTGACCCTGGCCGGGCTGTGCGGCGACGTACTGCTCGCCACGCTCCAGCAGGTCCTGGAGCACGAACGGCAGAGCGAGGAGATCTTCGCGACCGTGTGCACCGTCGACATCACCCCCGACGGGCGCCATGCCGGGCTCTGCCTCGCCGGCCACCCCGCGCCGCTGATCGCCCGCCAGGGCCGGGCGGCGCATCTGCTCCCCTACGAGGAGGGCGGCCCGGCACTCGGTCTGCTCCCGCGCGCCCGCTGGCCCCGCCGCCAGGTCCAGCTGGGCGGCTCCTGGAGCCTGATGATGTACACCGACGGGCTGATCGAGGGCCGGGTGTCGGCCGAGGGGTCCCAGCGCCTGGGCCAGGACGGCATGGTGGCGATGGTCAACGGCCAGCTGGACCGGGGACTGGCCGGCGAGGAACTGCTGGAGGCCGCCGTCACCCAGGTCCAGGAGCTGAACGGCGGCGAGCTGACCGACGACGTCGCCGTGCTGCTGCTGGAACGCGACGACGCCCCGGTACACCGACGGGGCCGGAGCGCCTCGCGCTCCCGCCCCGGTCCGGCCTCGCCCGCGGGCTCTCAGCGCCCGCCGTTGTAG
- a CDS encoding DUF2516 family protein — MLLAAFGSFLQLIFLAMLVLAVVALVFAVTAREDAYRAADKQKKSFWLLILGVTVVVNLFIPILFLQIAGLIASIVFMVDVRPAIKAVSGGGNRRGGSSSDGPYGPYNGGR; from the coding sequence GTGTTGCTCGCAGCATTCGGCTCGTTTCTCCAGCTGATCTTCCTGGCCATGCTCGTCCTGGCCGTGGTCGCGCTGGTCTTCGCCGTCACGGCGCGCGAGGACGCCTACCGGGCGGCGGACAAGCAGAAGAAGTCCTTCTGGCTGCTCATCCTCGGCGTCACCGTCGTCGTGAACCTCTTCATCCCGATCCTGTTCCTGCAGATCGCGGGTCTGATCGCCTCCATCGTCTTCATGGTGGACGTGCGCCCGGCGATCAAGGCGGTGTCGGGCGGGGGCAACCGGCGCGGCGGCTCGTCCAGCGACGGGCCGTACGGCCCCTACAACGGCGGGCGCTGA